In Lolium perenne isolate Kyuss_39 chromosome 5, Kyuss_2.0, whole genome shotgun sequence, the sequence ACGTGAAGTTCGTGCTTTAGGACCTGGAGGCTGTCCAAAGCTTGCAGTAGGATTACTTTCTGAATGTCCTTTGTTCTTAGGATATTTGGGTCAGGCATGAGGCATCTGTGTTCTCTGTTATGCATTGTCTTGCTGTGTTATGACTTATGTATGCACTAAATTGGCTCTACTGCTTGTAGTTGCCTTGTAGATCATTTTCACGTTGATGATATTAATGCAATTATGGGAACAGTTTACTGCAGTAAGAGTGTATATATAATTGCGTACTGTGGATATTGTGTATTTTTTTCAGTAGATACTGCATTTGTGCACATGGATCTGATGCAATCTCACTTTGAATAGCCATTTAGGCACCAGGACCTAGAGACATTAGCGAGCCATTGTTATCCCTCTTTCTACGACACGGGTTTGCTCTTCATGCTATGTTACCCTGCCAGAAAATAATTTGCCCTGCATGTTTGATATTAACTTAGTCTAATAAACCGAGTGACTTGTCTGCATTTTAACAAACCTGGATATTATGTTCTGGAGCATGATCAGATACCTTGTAGAGTCTGCATCTTGGCTAACTTCTAAATGTTAATTTAGAAGGCCATGTTTTGTGTACTGGGAGAGAACATGCACAAACTGAATTACTATGGACTTTTCAGCATTATTCCTGTAAATCATTGGGAGAGAACATGCACAAACTGAATTATTATGGACTTTTCAGCATTATTCCTGTAAATCATTATTACTGAGGTATTTACATCGCCGTGTTCTGTATAAAGTATACTGGAAGAGTCATTTTGTGATCTATATTTGTTGTATTCATATCTTATGAAAGTCGTCCTTCCCTTCTGCAAGTTAGCTTCTAGAATTTTATGTCCTAGAATAAAATAAATACAATAGTCACAGACAGACTCAGAGAACAGACagactccaaaaaaaaaaaaaaagaactggTACCATGCTCTCAGCATTTTTCGTTTTTCTGCACCCCTGAGTATTTCCATAAGTTAGATGGATAATATTTAAAGCCACGCATAAAAACATATCTCTGGATTAAACTATCACAGATAATTGGTCTTCAGTGAATGTCTCTAGAATCATATGACTTCAATTTTTTGTTGTTGAAATCATGTAGCTCAAGATAGTATTGTTTCATGTTGATGTCATtgttaaccttgttcttaattaacTTAATTTAGTGCATTTGCTTCtgtattgcaattttcatcaattACGCTATCTTGACTTGTTGCACTTCTTCTGGATTTTTTTTACCAGTTTCTGGTTTACAAGGAGCATGGAGGGTTCCAGTTTGAGAGATCGGGTAGATGAGGAACTTGTCTTGAAGACAGGCAAGGCTGCAGGCTTTGGTTTAGCTGCTGGCAGTGTTTGGGGTGGGCTGGTTTCTATGCTGCGTGATGGACCCCAGGTTGGCAGTAATGTGAAGTATCCTGAGCTGGTTAGAACTGGCAAGGTGTGTGGACATTATGCAGGACACCTTGCAGCTCTCGGGGCTACATATGTATGCGTAGAGCAGTCTCTTGCAAAGTACAGGAAGAAGAAGGACTACCTTAATGGTGCTGTAGCTGGTTTTGCTGCTGGCGCTACTGTTTTGGGCTTCAGAGGTAATTATCAAATTGTTATGCGTGGCCTGAAATTTCTAACTCAGTTATCTATGGACATCCTTCTGGATCGTTTTTCTTGTTTCCCCTGAAATCTGTAGCTGTGAGTTGTCCATGCATAAACTTTgattgtatgaacattcttgactcGTAAAATAGAACCAACATTTAGCACTTCGTAGTCCTGCCTATGATAACTGTTATTGGTTCTATATTACTGGTTCATACCATATTAATTTCTTATCACACATTCGCGCTATTTTTGCTGGTGCCGCGGTAGTAAAAGTATGTAGGCTGGGCTAGCCTCAGTTCGGTAGGGCAGATTCAATTCCTTCTTTGACTTGTATTTGGGTGTGTTTCTTGCTTTATTATCAAAACATTTAGTTCTTCCCTGTATGTGTTTCTGTTATAATCAAAGTTTGGAAATTAGACACAGTAAGAAATATCATGCTGCAAAGATCATTTAAGAACGAGATCTGCTATTTTTCTGCAGACTGCAAATCATGGCAGGTAGGGTTTACAGGAGGATCTTGGCTGGTTAGAACTTAGAAGTAGCGGAACTTATGATATTGATGTATTCATTGTAAAAGTCACAATGTGAAACATTAGGGGATGTTTTACTGCTAGACTTTGACATGGTTACACTTTGATGTCCCTTCCTTGCTATAGTACTGTACATCATATATTATCTTGGGTATCTTGGGGAGAATGTGCTCTTCGGATATAAGCTTAGCTTGttcagagtagcatttattttacTATGAGTCTAACAATTGTCATGCTTGTATGCACAGCCCGGAGATTCCCAACAGCCATCGTGTCAGGTTCTGCGCTCGCTCTGACTTCTGTGCTCCTGGATGTGACTGGAATGAGAACtacagaggaagaagaaaaagccCAGCACTAAGTCAGTGTATTGCCCTGTCGAGATGTATCTACAACTTCACTCAAAGCAGTCCATTTTTTTTTTCGTTCCAGGCATATCTACAATACCGGAGGAGTTTCTTTTGAATGCAATCTGTTCATAGTAGAGGTAGTAAGGGATATATAGCACTATGTGGTAGTTGGTCCTGATCTGAATTCATGTTTGTGAGATTCTTTCGGCATTTTGTCCACGCTTTAGTAGCCGCTAAAGTTCAAATTGTAAAGGGAGGTTGGGGTTGAAATCATTGGAATCTAATCTTGTCATACCAAATTGTGTGACTTGACTGTTTGAATACGATATGTTCTACACCTCTGTGGTGGATTCTTACTttcatcattgttattatggcttGAGAGCTGGTCCTGTTGATTCCTTGTTGGATCTTTTGTTCTTCAGTAATGTTATTTCTTATGTTCAGTTGAATCCTGCATCCGAAGGGTTTTTAATGTTCAGGCCTGAAATTTATCATGTTTGAAGTAGATTCAGCTTTCATTCACCCACATATAAATCCTGCATCCTTTTATGCATATGCATGTATCATGTTCGAAGCAGATTCAGCTTTCATTCAACCAAATATAAATCCTGCCGCCTATTGCT encodes:
- the LOC127300523 gene encoding outer envelope pore protein 16-3, chloroplastic/mitochondrial, which encodes MEGSSLRDRVDEELVLKTGKAAGFGLAAGSVWGGLVSMLRDGPQVGSNVKYPELVRTGKVCGHYAGHLAALGATYVCVEQSLAKYRKKKDYLNGAVAGFAAGATVLGFRARRFPTAIVSGSALALTSVLLDVTGMRTTEEEEKAQH